A section of the Citrobacter farmeri genome encodes:
- the uraA gene encoding uracil permease codes for MTRRAIGVSERPPLLQTIPLSLQHLFAMFGATVLVPVLFHINPATVLLFNGIGTLLYLFICKGKIPAYLGSSFAFISPVLLLLPLGYEVALGGFIMCGVLFCLVSFIVKKAGTGWLDVMFPPAAMGAIVAVIGLELAGVAAGMAGLLPAEGQTADSKTIIISMVTLAVTVFGSVLFRGFLAIIPILIGVLAGYALSFAMGVVDTTPIAEAHWFALPTFYTPRFEWFAILTILPAALVVIAEHVGHLVVTANIVKKDLVRDPGLHRSMFANGLSTVISGFFGSTPNTTYGENIGVMAITRVYSTWVIGGAAIFAILLSCVGKLAAAIQIIPLPVMGGVSLLLYGVIGASGIRVLIESKVDYNKAQNLILTSVILIIGVSGAKVHIGAAELKGMALATIVGIALSLIFKLISVLRPEEVVLDAKDADTPQQ; via the coding sequence ATGACGCGCCGTGCTATCGGGGTGAGTGAAAGACCGCCGCTTTTACAGACAATCCCGCTTAGTTTGCAACACCTGTTCGCCATGTTTGGCGCAACCGTGCTGGTGCCAGTTCTGTTTCATATTAACCCGGCCACCGTTCTGTTATTCAACGGGATCGGGACATTGCTCTATCTCTTTATCTGTAAAGGAAAAATCCCGGCCTATTTAGGCTCAAGCTTCGCCTTTATCTCACCGGTTTTGCTGTTGCTGCCGTTGGGATATGAAGTGGCGTTGGGCGGTTTCATCATGTGTGGCGTGCTGTTCTGCCTGGTGTCTTTCATTGTGAAGAAAGCCGGTACGGGCTGGCTGGACGTTATGTTTCCTCCTGCTGCCATGGGCGCAATCGTTGCCGTCATTGGTCTGGAGCTGGCAGGTGTTGCCGCCGGTATGGCCGGACTGCTGCCAGCGGAAGGACAAACTGCGGATTCTAAGACCATCATTATCTCGATGGTGACGCTGGCGGTGACCGTGTTCGGCTCGGTGCTGTTCCGTGGTTTCCTCGCGATCATCCCTATCCTGATTGGGGTACTGGCAGGTTATGCGTTGTCGTTTGCGATGGGCGTGGTCGATACCACACCGATTGCCGAGGCGCACTGGTTTGCACTGCCGACCTTCTACACCCCTCGCTTTGAGTGGTTCGCTATTCTGACCATTCTGCCTGCGGCGCTGGTGGTGATTGCCGAACACGTTGGTCACCTGGTGGTGACAGCGAATATCGTCAAAAAAGATCTGGTTCGCGATCCAGGCCTGCATCGCTCGATGTTTGCCAACGGTCTGTCGACGGTGATTTCCGGCTTCTTTGGCTCCACCCCGAACACCACCTACGGTGAGAACATTGGCGTGATGGCAATCACGCGTGTTTACAGTACCTGGGTGATCGGCGGAGCGGCGATTTTTGCCATCCTGCTCTCCTGCGTCGGCAAACTGGCGGCGGCGATTCAGATCATCCCACTGCCGGTGATGGGCGGGGTATCATTGCTGCTGTATGGGGTGATCGGCGCGTCCGGTATTCGCGTGTTGATTGAATCGAAAGTGGATTACAACAAGGCGCAGAACCTGATCCTGACCTCCGTGATCCTGATCATCGGCGTCAGCGGTGCGAAGGTGCACATTGGCGCGGCGGAACTGAAAGGGATGGCGCTGGCGACAATCGTTGGGATCGCGCTGAGCCTGATCTTCAAGCTAATCTCTGTCCTTCGCCCGGAAGAAGTGGTGCTGGACGCGAAAGATGCGGATACGCCGCAGCAGTAA
- a CDS encoding DnaA inactivator Hda, translated as MNTPAQLSLPLYLPDDETFASFWPGDNASLLAALQNVLRQEHSGYIYLWSREGAGRSHLLHAACAELSQRGDAVGYVPLDKRTWFVPEVLDGMEHLSLVCIDNIECVAGDELWEMAIFDLYNRILESGKTRLLITGDRPPRQLKLGLPDLASRLDWGQIYKLQPLSDEDKLQALQLRARLRGFELPEDVGRFLLKRLDREMRTLFMTLDQLDHASITAQRKLTIPFVKEILKL; from the coding sequence CTGAACACACCGGCACAGCTCTCTTTGCCACTTTATCTTCCTGACGACGAAACTTTCGCAAGTTTCTGGCCGGGGGATAACGCCTCTTTACTGGCTGCACTGCAAAACGTGCTGCGCCAGGAACATAGCGGATACATCTATCTTTGGTCACGTGAAGGCGCGGGTCGTAGTCATTTGCTGCACGCCGCCTGTGCTGAACTGTCTCAGCGTGGCGATGCGGTAGGCTATGTACCACTGGACAAACGCACCTGGTTTGTACCGGAAGTGCTCGACGGGATGGAACATCTGTCGTTAGTTTGCATCGACAATATCGAATGCGTCGCCGGAGATGAACTGTGGGAGATGGCTATTTTTGATCTCTACAATCGCATTCTGGAATCCGGAAAAACGCGGTTGCTGATCACTGGCGATCGACCGCCGCGTCAGTTAAAACTGGGGTTACCCGATCTGGCCTCGCGTCTGGACTGGGGACAAATCTACAAGCTGCAACCGCTGTCGGATGAAGACAAACTGCAGGCACTGCAGCTGCGCGCCCGACTGCGTGGATTTGAACTCCCGGAAGACGTGGGGCGTTTCTTGCTTAAGCGACTCGACAGAGAAATGCGCACGCTGTTTATGACGCTCGATCAGCTTGATCACGCGTCTATCACCGCGCAGCGCAAATTAACCATCCCATTCGTGAAAGAGATCCTGAAGCTGTAG